In Sutterella faecalis, a genomic segment contains:
- a CDS encoding heme ABC transporter permease yields MASEATLEGFYRKAGRFIPWCMGAALVLFIIGFYLGFFVCPIEARQGNSYRIIFIHIPAAWLSMSLYLLMAVCSIVGLLKQSRLAFILAQAMAPTGALMGFIALFSGAFWGRPTWGTYWVWDARLTSMLILFFLYLGFIALHAAIDDKRRADQAASVISIVGAVNVPIIYFSVRWWNTLHQGASITSRGSSIADVMLYTIFIMLAAGTIYGVAVVLSRARTMILERERRSDWAQKAALEGKL; encoded by the coding sequence ATGGCAAGTGAAGCAACATTAGAAGGCTTCTACCGAAAGGCAGGACGCTTCATCCCATGGTGCATGGGCGCGGCGCTCGTGCTCTTCATCATCGGTTTCTATCTCGGGTTCTTCGTGTGCCCGATCGAAGCCCGTCAGGGAAATTCGTACCGCATCATCTTCATCCACATCCCGGCCGCCTGGCTCTCGATGTCGCTCTACCTCCTGATGGCGGTCTGCAGCATTGTGGGGCTCCTGAAGCAGTCGAGGCTCGCCTTCATCCTGGCTCAGGCCATGGCGCCCACCGGTGCGCTCATGGGCTTCATCGCCCTCTTTTCAGGCGCCTTCTGGGGGCGTCCGACCTGGGGCACCTACTGGGTCTGGGATGCGCGCCTCACGTCGATGCTGATCCTCTTCTTCCTCTACCTCGGCTTCATTGCGCTTCATGCCGCGATTGACGACAAGCGCCGCGCCGACCAGGCCGCATCGGTGATTTCGATCGTGGGCGCCGTCAATGTGCCGATCATCTATTTCTCAGTGCGCTGGTGGAACACCCTTCACCAGGGCGCCTCGATCACCTCGCGCGGCTCTTCGATTGCCGACGTGATGCTCTACACCATTTTCATCATGCTTGCGGCCGGCACCATCTACGGCGTTGCCGTCGTGCTTTCGCGCGCCCGCACCATGATTCTTGAACGCGAACGCCGCAGCGACTGGGCTCAGAAGGCGGCTCTGGAGGGAAAGCTATGA
- the ccmB gene encoding heme exporter protein CcmB: MLNLFLTILRRDLTLSLRRKSDLAQVIFFFAVVVTLVPLGVGAETNILRAIAPGVVWVAALLAALLSLPRMFATDHEDGTLEQMLVAAEPLPVIVIAKVAAHWLVTGVPMTIFATIFGVMFDLELDVTIVMVGSLLLGTPVLSLVGGVGAALTLGLRAGGVLTSLLVLPLYIPVLIFGAGAAQAVSMSLSPSSHFMIVGGLALFSLALAPMAVAAALRIAEQ, translated from the coding sequence ATGCTTAATCTCTTCCTCACGATTCTTCGCCGCGACCTCACGCTTTCGCTTCGCAGAAAGTCCGATCTCGCGCAGGTGATCTTCTTCTTTGCCGTCGTCGTGACGCTTGTTCCGCTCGGCGTCGGCGCTGAAACCAACATTCTTCGCGCCATTGCCCCCGGCGTTGTCTGGGTGGCCGCGCTTCTCGCCGCACTGCTTTCGCTCCCGAGAATGTTCGCGACGGACCACGAGGACGGCACGCTCGAGCAGATGCTTGTTGCCGCAGAGCCGCTTCCCGTCATCGTGATTGCCAAGGTGGCGGCGCACTGGCTCGTCACCGGCGTTCCGATGACGATCTTCGCCACGATTTTCGGCGTGATGTTCGATCTTGAGCTCGACGTGACGATCGTCATGGTGGGAAGCCTCCTTCTCGGCACCCCGGTTCTTTCGCTCGTGGGCGGCGTGGGCGCAGCGCTGACGCTCGGCCTTCGGGCCGGAGGCGTCCTGACGTCGCTTCTCGTCCTTCCGCTCTATATTCCCGTTCTGATTTTCGGCGCCGGCGCCGCGCAGGCCGTTTCGATGAGTCTGTCGCCCTCGTCGCACTTCATGATCGTGGGCGGTCTGGCGCTCTTCTCGCTCGCGCTTGCCCCGATGGCGGTTGCCGCAGCGCTTCGCATCGCAGAGCAGTAA
- the ccmA gene encoding cytochrome c biogenesis heme-transporting ATPase CcmA, with protein MTQPILEVRGLTCERGERTLFQGMSFAVEAGSLVRIAGSNGAGKTTLLRLMTGLMRPVEGEILWRGTPILKAAQDFWRELCYIGHRNGVKDDLSVIENVLINARVASLKATREDARRALAAVGLAEYEDVPAGQLSQGQRRRVALARLWLSESVVLWVLDEPFTALDVKAVARLSDLISKHVREGGVVMLVTHQEVPVDKSQLHIIEPERWAPRRRSAVERAMDDAAAAEAENALNAGA; from the coding sequence ATGACCCAGCCCATTCTTGAAGTCCGCGGCCTGACCTGTGAACGCGGTGAACGCACGCTCTTTCAGGGGATGTCGTTTGCTGTTGAAGCCGGTTCGCTCGTACGCATTGCCGGCAGCAACGGCGCCGGCAAGACGACGCTTCTGCGGCTGATGACCGGACTCATGCGTCCCGTCGAGGGCGAGATCCTCTGGCGCGGCACGCCGATTCTCAAGGCGGCGCAGGATTTCTGGCGCGAGCTCTGCTACATCGGTCACAGAAACGGCGTGAAGGACGATCTTTCCGTCATTGAAAACGTCCTCATCAATGCGCGCGTGGCGTCGCTCAAGGCGACGCGCGAGGATGCCCGCAGGGCGCTCGCTGCCGTGGGCCTCGCCGAATACGAGGACGTACCGGCCGGACAGCTCTCGCAGGGGCAGCGCAGGCGCGTTGCGCTCGCGCGCCTCTGGCTCTCCGAATCCGTCGTGCTCTGGGTGCTTGACGAACCCTTTACCGCGCTTGACGTAAAAGCTGTGGCCCGTCTTTCGGACCTCATTTCGAAGCATGTCCGCGAGGGCGGCGTCGTGATGCTCGTCACGCACCAGGAAGTCCCGGTCGACAAGTCGCAGCTCCATATCATCGAGCCCGAACGCTGGGCGCCCCGTCGGCGCTCGGCCGTCGAGCGCGCCATGGACGATGCGGCTGCGGCCGAAGCGGAAAACGCTTTGAATGCCGGGGCCTGA
- the uvrC gene encoding excinuclease ABC subunit UvrC gives MSSEVLPAPGTPADDGLCASVPEPAFDPAREVRTLPHLPGCYRYFAKDGSCLYVGKARDLKNRVSSYFRRTGLSPRIALLVAKIARLETTVTRSEAEALLLENNLIKTLHPRYNIRLRDDASYPYIRIGGEEFPRLSYYRGGVDRKSRFFGPYPSSSAARTAIEMLQKAFLLRTCEESGFKNRQRPCLLGQIGRCSAPCCGRISVEDYRADCRRAEDFLLGHSREVLDELEKRMWAASEAWEFEEAAKLRDRIASLTQMRHQQAIETTGGDIDADIAAAAVRDGAAAINLAMVRGGRHLGDRAIFPKIGTREDGAFPSKGELIEAFVSQHYADLPIPALLIIEPDPEDPELPKRLSELLSELAHRRVPVVTEPQETRRRWLEMCVQGAEIALMRHLQEEGTQLARLKELIEILGPGFEPPSGDPMDFSAECFDISHTQGEATQASCVVFREGRMQSSLYRRFNITGVEPGDDYGAMKQALERRYAPVARGEAELPSLVLIDGGKGQVEMAREVFAEYGLDPSVIVGVAKGEGRKTGLETLVFPLIDGERREPLTLGLMSKALMLTAEIRDEAHRFAITGMRAKRAKARNASKLEDFEGIGPKRRAKLLSHFGGMKQLKNASAEDIAQVPGISRALASKIYAQLHLCSR, from the coding sequence ATGTCTTCTGAAGTTCTGCCGGCTCCAGGCACGCCCGCGGACGACGGCCTTTGCGCTTCCGTCCCGGAGCCCGCCTTCGATCCCGCCCGGGAGGTCCGCACGCTCCCGCATCTCCCCGGGTGCTACCGCTATTTTGCTAAGGACGGATCCTGCCTCTATGTCGGGAAGGCCCGGGACCTCAAGAACCGCGTTTCGTCCTACTTCAGGCGCACGGGGCTTTCGCCCCGCATTGCGCTCCTGGTCGCAAAAATTGCGCGGCTGGAAACGACGGTCACCCGCTCGGAAGCCGAGGCGCTTCTTCTCGAAAACAACCTCATTAAAACGCTTCATCCGCGCTACAACATCCGTCTGCGCGACGATGCCAGCTACCCCTACATCCGGATCGGCGGGGAGGAATTTCCGAGGCTTTCCTACTACCGCGGCGGCGTCGACCGCAAATCCCGGTTCTTTGGTCCTTATCCGAGCTCGAGCGCTGCCCGCACGGCGATTGAAATGCTCCAGAAGGCGTTTCTCCTTCGCACCTGCGAGGAGTCTGGCTTCAAAAATCGCCAGCGGCCGTGCCTTCTCGGACAGATCGGCCGGTGCTCAGCTCCCTGCTGCGGCCGCATCTCGGTGGAAGACTACCGTGCGGACTGCCGGCGCGCGGAGGATTTCCTTTTAGGACATTCCCGCGAAGTATTGGATGAGCTCGAAAAACGCATGTGGGCGGCCTCTGAAGCCTGGGAGTTTGAAGAGGCGGCGAAGCTTCGCGACCGCATTGCGTCTCTCACACAGATGCGCCACCAGCAGGCGATTGAAACCACGGGCGGCGATATCGACGCCGACATTGCGGCAGCGGCCGTGCGCGACGGCGCGGCCGCCATCAACCTCGCAATGGTGCGGGGCGGCCGGCACTTGGGCGACCGGGCGATCTTCCCGAAAATCGGCACGCGCGAGGACGGGGCCTTCCCATCCAAGGGAGAGCTGATCGAAGCCTTCGTGAGCCAGCATTATGCGGATCTGCCTATCCCGGCGCTTCTCATCATTGAGCCCGATCCGGAGGATCCGGAACTCCCGAAGCGCTTGTCTGAGCTTCTCTCCGAACTCGCGCACCGCCGCGTTCCCGTCGTGACCGAACCCCAGGAAACGCGCCGTAGGTGGCTCGAAATGTGCGTCCAGGGGGCGGAGATCGCCCTCATGAGGCACCTTCAGGAAGAAGGCACACAGCTCGCGCGCTTAAAGGAACTGATTGAAATCCTCGGACCCGGATTTGAACCCCCGAGCGGCGACCCGATGGATTTTTCGGCCGAATGCTTCGACATTTCGCATACCCAGGGCGAAGCGACCCAGGCCTCCTGCGTCGTCTTCCGCGAGGGCCGCATGCAGAGCTCGCTCTACCGGCGCTTCAACATTACGGGCGTTGAACCCGGCGACGACTACGGCGCCATGAAGCAGGCGCTCGAGCGGCGCTACGCGCCCGTCGCGCGTGGAGAGGCCGAGCTCCCGAGCCTCGTTCTCATCGACGGCGGCAAGGGACAGGTCGAAATGGCGCGCGAAGTGTTTGCGGAATACGGACTTGACCCGTCCGTCATCGTCGGCGTCGCCAAGGGCGAAGGACGAAAGACGGGTCTGGAGACCCTCGTCTTCCCGCTCATTGACGGCGAGCGTCGCGAACCGCTCACACTGGGCCTCATGTCAAAAGCACTAATGCTAACGGCGGAAATTCGCGACGAAGCCCATCGATTCGCCATTACCGGCATGCGCGCCAAGAGAGCCAAGGCGCGCAATGCCTCAAAACTTGAGGATTTCGAGGGTATCGGCCCCAAGCGCCGCGCTAAACTACTTTCGCATTTCGGCGGCATGAAGCAGCTCAAGAACGCTTCGGCCGAGGATATCGCGCAGGTGCCGGGCATATCCCGCGCGCTCGCATCCAAAATCTACGCTCAACTGCATCTGTGCAGCCGATAG
- the pgsA gene encoding CDP-diacylglycerol--glycerol-3-phosphate 3-phosphatidyltransferase has translation MKLKPPFKLNVPMVLTWIRIALIPVVIGIFYLPDSLVPIHLQNIIACVVFVVAAVTDALDGFLARRYEGWATRMGAFLDPIADKLLVAAALVALVGLDRCDMAIAMIIIGREITVTGIREWMAKIGESGRVKVNWYGKFKTIAQMTAIPCLLWFDPFLGIPVALIGEWLIIIAAVLTIYSMYVYLRAAAPFFEEARAQRAALRAQKAQAQSQGS, from the coding sequence ATGAAGCTCAAGCCTCCCTTCAAACTCAACGTGCCGATGGTGCTTACCTGGATCCGAATAGCACTCATCCCGGTCGTGATCGGAATCTTCTACCTGCCCGATTCCCTTGTTCCGATCCATCTGCAGAACATCATCGCCTGCGTGGTCTTCGTCGTTGCCGCCGTCACGGATGCGCTCGACGGCTTCCTTGCCCGCCGCTATGAGGGGTGGGCGACGCGCATGGGGGCCTTCCTCGATCCCATCGCCGACAAGCTTCTCGTTGCGGCCGCTCTCGTTGCCCTCGTGGGGCTCGACCGCTGCGACATGGCGATTGCCATGATCATCATCGGCCGCGAAATCACCGTGACCGGCATCCGCGAATGGATGGCGAAGATCGGCGAATCGGGCCGCGTCAAGGTGAACTGGTACGGGAAATTCAAAACCATTGCCCAGATGACGGCCATTCCCTGCCTCCTCTGGTTCGATCCGTTCCTCGGCATTCCCGTTGCGCTCATCGGCGAATGGCTCATCATCATCGCCGCCGTGCTCACCATTTATTCGATGTACGTGTACCTGCGCGCCGCCGCGCCTTTCTTTGAGGAAGCCCGCGCCCAGCGCGCCGCGCTGAGAGCGCAGAAAGCTCAGGCGCAGAGTCAGGGATCCTGA
- a CDS encoding GDYXXLXY domain-containing protein, which produces MLQAPAKPGHLPPPEKPALLPPPAADEPPALPPEEPASLGGAPAEADEESAPSEKREPVSPAAEASREDPEARAAGEESPLARSSFAGLLGTLGGLSLSATLLLFAAAHFLGWSPLVRLSFFGSLAVAAFLPLILLRNSGKLTRDISASAGGLLLGLFLVVIGQTWQTGEGAASLMLAWSGLLIPWLLYARRPIMFLLWFVVTLTAACLQGEQMAESFGLLEKLLPAAFLSFTAALLFAVIQWKSSGSAIRAAGMLPAASAALLLGIVPAVDLEYGVSGTPSLLSLAYFAGALIFSAAAFFSKRPELRALALLTLLAWVNGFVVRFGESAHIASDEGLLYILTLLNGLVFLGWILFRAKRTRLQKDGAGDTQNFLDWICRRIPQTAGALMGAAAALLLAATIFTLFSLSGSAAGSILLACGVLMEIARKIQAFRQKRASELPQFSALRIIAFTLAAAGWVVLGGSLSSASAVGILIAIALIAAALYRSRIALVAAFLVGALSPDFQNPWFLYLPAAASGASAVLIAVLLFAREKSAMEREALWWLPALLLAQWLLPLFVQFSIISKEALPPEASQWIGAAALLLTAAAALLRDKRNALRTVLVFAGAALAGAAFSASASLLLCLSAAAAYALKRRLQPGVLFLILSLALLECGRVYWQSPESGVNLLLKGAVMQGVAGAGLLLSCLALTLQSEKASALRAQLHLKLLPLLILILTSAALFSSIAARTEIAEAGTRYAAELMPSDPRDIVMGDFMTLNYAADGREALEAYRKEASARGSDADSDDRVLFCAAEKEGVLTILSAAGNGEACPAGTTLRLPADRNSSWRMTPKLPHRWFFPSGDAERFEGARFAELRCLKDRCLITGLLDKEKKPILPSQNSSGPQAP; this is translated from the coding sequence TTGCTTCAGGCACCCGCAAAGCCCGGGCACCTTCCTCCTCCGGAGAAGCCGGCGCTTCTGCCGCCGCCGGCTGCTGACGAGCCTCCGGCGCTGCCGCCTGAGGAACCTGCTTCACTTGGTGGAGCGCCCGCAGAGGCTGATGAGGAGTCTGCCCCGTCGGAGAAGAGAGAACCCGTTTCTCCAGCCGCAGAAGCAAGCCGGGAAGATCCCGAAGCGCGTGCCGCCGGTGAAGAATCACCTTTAGCCCGCAGCTCATTTGCCGGACTTCTCGGCACTTTGGGGGGCCTCTCGCTTTCCGCTACGCTCCTTCTTTTCGCTGCGGCTCATTTTCTCGGCTGGAGCCCTCTCGTCCGGCTTTCCTTTTTCGGAAGCCTTGCCGTCGCCGCCTTTCTTCCGCTCATTCTCCTGCGGAACTCCGGAAAGCTCACCCGCGACATTTCCGCATCTGCCGGCGGCCTTCTTCTGGGACTCTTTCTCGTCGTCATCGGCCAGACCTGGCAGACGGGAGAAGGTGCAGCCTCCCTCATGCTCGCCTGGTCGGGGCTCCTCATCCCATGGCTTCTCTACGCCAGGCGCCCCATCATGTTTTTGCTCTGGTTCGTCGTCACGCTCACAGCGGCTTGTCTCCAGGGCGAACAGATGGCGGAGAGCTTCGGGCTTCTTGAGAAGCTCCTCCCGGCGGCATTCCTCTCCTTCACTGCCGCGCTTCTCTTTGCCGTCATTCAATGGAAATCCTCTGGTTCCGCCATTCGCGCGGCCGGGATGCTGCCGGCAGCCTCCGCGGCGCTCCTCCTCGGCATTGTTCCGGCTGTCGACCTTGAATACGGGGTTTCCGGCACACCGTCGCTCCTCTCACTCGCTTACTTCGCAGGAGCCCTGATTTTTTCGGCCGCCGCTTTCTTCTCAAAGCGCCCCGAACTGCGCGCCCTTGCGCTTCTCACGCTCCTCGCCTGGGTGAACGGATTCGTGGTTCGCTTCGGCGAGAGCGCTCATATTGCGAGCGACGAAGGGCTCCTTTACATATTGACGCTCCTCAACGGCCTCGTCTTTCTCGGGTGGATCCTCTTTCGCGCCAAACGAACCCGCCTCCAGAAGGACGGTGCCGGCGACACTCAGAACTTCCTCGACTGGATCTGCCGCCGGATTCCTCAGACGGCCGGCGCCCTCATGGGTGCAGCGGCCGCGCTCCTGCTCGCCGCAACCATCTTCACGCTCTTTTCGCTCTCCGGGTCCGCTGCAGGGAGCATTCTCCTCGCCTGCGGCGTTCTCATGGAAATCGCGAGGAAAATTCAAGCTTTCCGGCAGAAGAGAGCTTCTGAGCTTCCGCAGTTTTCCGCCCTGCGGATAATCGCCTTTACCCTCGCGGCAGCAGGCTGGGTCGTCCTTGGCGGAAGCCTCTCAAGCGCTTCGGCTGTCGGGATTCTCATCGCGATCGCGCTCATTGCGGCGGCGCTTTATCGATCCCGCATTGCGCTCGTCGCCGCTTTTCTCGTCGGAGCGCTCTCGCCCGACTTCCAGAATCCCTGGTTCCTTTACCTTCCGGCTGCTGCTTCAGGCGCCTCTGCGGTCCTCATTGCCGTACTTCTCTTCGCACGCGAAAAGAGCGCCATGGAGCGCGAAGCCCTCTGGTGGCTTCCGGCGCTTCTTCTCGCTCAGTGGCTTCTCCCTCTTTTCGTGCAGTTCAGCATCATCAGCAAAGAGGCTCTCCCCCCTGAAGCTTCGCAATGGATTGGAGCGGCCGCGCTTCTCCTCACGGCTGCCGCCGCTCTGCTCAGAGACAAAAGGAATGCCCTTCGCACCGTGCTCGTTTTTGCGGGAGCCGCTCTTGCGGGCGCGGCATTTTCCGCGAGCGCCTCGCTTCTTCTCTGCCTTTCGGCAGCCGCCGCTTATGCGTTGAAGCGCAGACTTCAGCCCGGCGTTCTTTTTCTCATCCTCTCACTCGCGCTTCTGGAATGCGGCCGCGTCTACTGGCAAAGCCCGGAGAGCGGCGTCAATCTGCTCCTCAAAGGCGCAGTGATGCAGGGGGTTGCGGGCGCAGGGCTCCTCCTTTCCTGCCTTGCGCTCACGCTTCAGTCTGAAAAAGCTTCCGCACTGCGCGCTCAGCTTCATCTGAAGCTTCTCCCGCTTCTCATCCTCATCCTGACGAGCGCAGCGCTCTTTTCCTCGATTGCGGCCCGCACGGAAATTGCCGAGGCCGGCACCCGATACGCCGCGGAACTGATGCCATCAGACCCGAGGGACATCGTGATGGGCGACTTCATGACGCTCAATTACGCTGCCGACGGCCGCGAGGCGCTCGAAGCCTATCGGAAGGAAGCTTCAGCCCGGGGAAGCGATGCGGATTCCGACGATCGGGTTCTCTTCTGCGCGGCCGAGAAGGAGGGCGTTCTCACGATTCTCTCGGCGGCGGGCAACGGTGAGGCATGTCCCGCCGGGACGACGCTCCGGCTTCCAGCCGACCGGAATTCAAGCTGGCGCATGACGCCGAAGCTCCCGCACCGCTGGTTCTTCCCCTCGGGCGACGCGGAGCGCTTTGAGGGAGCTCGCTTCGCTGAGCTCCGTTGCCTCAAGGACCGCTGCCTCATCACTGGGCTCCTCGACAAAGAGAAAAAACCGATTTTGCCTTCCCAGAATTCTTCCGGACCGCAAGCGCCATGA
- the earP gene encoding elongation factor P maturation arginine rhamnosyltransferase EarP, whose product MTQFESTDIFCRVIDNFGDAGVCWRLARRLLSLGVKRIRFITDHPEVLAKLAPDAEKLARVVPWDSFALEAQKPGFEPADLVIETFGCRLPESYDEALARKRALAIAADQRPPFYFNLDYLSAEDWVEESHNISGLHPRLDLPKLWFFPGFTDRTGGLLIEDDYEAEKESFMPGKKDFLASLHAGPELPTLFVFCYPVNRVEALAKGLALSDKPWNVLIAPGEAGDKLEGLLKTINARGDRIRAVRTPFLPQTEFDRLLWASDAGIIRGEDSFVRAQLAGLPFLWSTYPTEDHAHRVKLDAWLDRFVPELPASLAERYRATSVEWLEGALSPEGFRDFLEFAPMLRPALAQWQRKLLSRGDLARHMLERAQNAL is encoded by the coding sequence ATGACTCAGTTTGAATCCACCGACATCTTCTGCCGCGTCATCGACAATTTCGGCGACGCAGGCGTCTGCTGGCGTCTCGCCCGGCGTCTTCTCTCGCTCGGCGTGAAGCGCATCCGCTTCATCACGGACCACCCGGAAGTGCTCGCGAAGCTCGCTCCGGATGCGGAAAAGCTTGCCCGGGTCGTTCCGTGGGATTCCTTTGCGCTCGAAGCCCAAAAGCCCGGCTTTGAACCCGCAGACCTTGTCATCGAAACCTTCGGCTGCCGTCTTCCTGAAAGCTACGACGAAGCGCTCGCCCGAAAGCGCGCGCTCGCGATCGCGGCCGATCAAAGGCCCCCCTTCTACTTCAATCTCGACTACCTCTCCGCCGAAGACTGGGTGGAGGAGAGCCACAACATCTCGGGACTTCACCCGAGGCTCGACCTTCCGAAGCTCTGGTTCTTCCCCGGCTTCACGGATCGGACGGGAGGCCTCCTGATTGAAGACGACTACGAAGCGGAGAAGGAAAGCTTCATGCCCGGGAAGAAGGACTTCCTTGCTTCCCTTCATGCAGGCCCGGAGCTCCCGACGCTTTTTGTCTTCTGCTACCCCGTGAACCGCGTGGAAGCCTTGGCAAAAGGCCTCGCGCTTTCCGACAAGCCCTGGAATGTTCTCATTGCTCCGGGAGAGGCCGGCGACAAGCTTGAAGGGCTTCTCAAAACGATCAACGCACGAGGAGACCGCATCCGCGCCGTGCGAACGCCCTTTCTGCCCCAGACGGAATTCGATCGTCTGCTCTGGGCGAGCGATGCCGGAATCATTCGCGGAGAAGACAGCTTCGTGCGCGCGCAGCTCGCCGGACTTCCGTTCCTCTGGTCGACCTACCCCACCGAAGACCATGCGCACCGCGTAAAGCTCGACGCCTGGCTCGATCGTTTCGTCCCCGAACTTCCCGCGTCCCTTGCCGAACGCTATCGGGCAACGAGCGTCGAATGGCTCGAGGGAGCGCTCTCGCCCGAAGGCTTCAGGGATTTTTTAGAGTTTGCACCAATGCTCAGGCCCGCGCTCGCTCAGTGGCAGAGGAAGCTTCTAAGCCGCGGGGATCTCGCCCGGCACATGCTGGAACGGGCCCAAAACGCGCTCTAG
- the efp gene encoding elongation factor P produces the protein MKTAQELRVGNVFMVGKDPMVVVKAEYSKGGRGASTVKMKMKNLLTNATSETVFRADDKFEDLVLDRKEVNYSYFADPHYVWMDGEYNQYEVDADVMAEALKYLEDNMPAECVFYEGRPISIELPTILVREIVYTEPAVKGDTSGKVMKPAKLATGYELQVPAFVNTGDKIEIDTRTGEYRNRVK, from the coding sequence ATGAAAACCGCACAGGAACTGCGCGTCGGCAATGTCTTCATGGTCGGCAAGGATCCGATGGTCGTCGTTAAGGCTGAATACTCCAAGGGCGGCCGTGGCGCCTCCACCGTCAAGATGAAGATGAAGAATCTTCTGACGAACGCCACCTCGGAAACCGTCTTCCGCGCTGACGACAAGTTCGAAGATCTCGTCCTTGACCGCAAGGAAGTGAACTACTCCTACTTTGCCGATCCGCACTATGTCTGGATGGACGGCGAATACAACCAGTACGAAGTCGACGCCGACGTGATGGCTGAAGCCCTCAAGTACCTTGAGGACAACATGCCCGCCGAATGCGTCTTCTACGAAGGCCGTCCGATCTCCATCGAACTCCCGACGATCCTCGTTCGCGAAATCGTCTACACGGAACCCGCCGTCAAGGGCGATACGTCCGGCAAGGTCATGAAGCCCGCCAAGCTCGCCACCGGCTATGAGCTCCAGGTTCCGGCCTTCGTCAACACCGGCGACAAGATCGAAATCGATACCCGCACGGGCGAGTACCGCAACCGCGTCAAGTAA